The genomic stretch GCAATTGaggacatttaggggtgccaATATGCGATAAATCAGTCTTGGGCGAAaatcgaataatcgtgaaaaatgaattaatacttgTTAATTGTGACTAAAATTGAATAAGGTAGATCCTAAAGCGACCCTGAACACTTGgtaaaaaaaatcgggagaaaaagaaacgtgacCCAGTATGACCTCCCGAACACCTTAAATcgaagtgtatatatataatacactTTTTGGGATTCTGGGGTACTGGAAAAAAAATCTCTATAAACTGCATTGATGCTTCCTTAGGTTGGATAAAGTGTCCAAACAAATGCTGAGAAGCAATTGAGGACATTtaagggtgccggtatgcgataaatcaACCTTGGGCGAAAATCGAATAATTTTGAAAAATGAataaatacttgttatttgggaCTAAAATCGAATATGGAAGATCCTAAACCGACCCTGAACACTTGGTAAAAAAATTCGAGAGAAAAATAAACGTGACCCTGTACGCCTTCCCGAgcgactcaaattgaagttttAAAACACGATTTTCCTGGGTTCTAAAGTCTCGGAACAATAATGTCCATAAATTGTATGAAGGCTTCCCCAGGTCAGATAAAGTGTCCACGCAAATTTTGAGGAGTAACTGAGGACATTTGGGCGCGTCGGTATGCGATAAATCAGGCTCGGGCGAAAAtcggataatcttgaaaaatgaattaatatttGCTATTTTGGTATAAAATCGAATATGGTACCTCCTAAAGCGACTCTCAACACGTGGTATAAAAATCAGCAGAAAAGGAAACGTGGCCTTGTATacccttccgaacggctcaaattgaagtttatataataatacacgattttcggggTTCTAAGAccccggaacaaaaatgtccaGAAATTGTACGAAGGCTTCCCcgagtcagataaagtggccataAAAATTTTGAGGAGTAACTCATAACATTTGGGCGTGTCTGTATGAGATAAATCAGGACGGACGaaaatcggataatcgtgaaaaatgaaatAGTACTTGTTATTTTGGGCTAAAATCGAATTGGGTAACTCCTAAAGCGACTCTCGACACAAGGTAAAAAAAtcggagaaaaaaaaaacgtgacccGGTATGCGCCCTCCtaaacggcttaaattgaagtgtaatacacgtttttcgggattttgAGGCCCAGAAGCAAAAATGTCTAGAAATTGCACCGAGGCTTCAAtgagttagataaagcggccacacataTTTTGTGGAGCAACATAAGACACTTAAGGGCATCAGTAAGTGATAATCTAGTCTCGTgcgaaaatcggattatcgtgaaaaaatggATTAATATTTGTTTTTGGGGATGCAATTGAATAAGATAACTCTTGAAGCGACCCCAgacacgtgatagaaaaatcTAGAGAAAAACAAATGTGGCCATGTACGATCTCTCGAACGGCTCAATTAATTGAAGTGTGTATTATACACGATTTTCGAGATTCCAGAGTCCCAGAGCAAATAAGTGCATAAATTGCATGGAGGCTTCATCGGATAAGCTAAAGCGGTTACACAAATTTTGTGGAGCAACACAGGACATCTGAGGGTGCCGTTACGCGATAAAGCAGCCTTAGACGAAaatcgaataatcgtgaaaaatggattaatacttatTGTCTGAGGCTAAAATCGAAGAGGGTATGTAGCTCCTAAAGCGACCCCGGACAAGTGGTATTAAAATTGGGAGAATTGGGAGAAAATGAAACGTGAACCGGTACGGTCGACGAATgattcaaattgaagtgtacatttaacggttttcgggattttaaGGTCGCGGAATAAAAATGTCCATAAATCAGACGGACAATTTCTTAGGTAAAATAAAGCGGCCACATATATTTTAAGTAGCAATATAGGAACATTTGAGAGTGCTGATATATATACAATATACGATTTTCTTTTAATTCATTACACAAATTTAAATATTTAATAAACGTATAGTTtgttacggagtatatttttatttataaaaacgACTATTATTTTTTATTAGCAACTCGTACACAAGGTTTCATCTTGTACATAACTTTTCATTGTACAATTTCATAAACATTACTTTATTTCACAAAAATAGGATGATCAAAATACATGTTGGTAAAAATAGTTAGTTTGCAAGTTAAGGGTCATATAAACTTTATTTCACAAAATTTATAAATCATTAGTTGGTAAAACATGAATTATCATTAGTAAAGATCAACACTCTTGACGCACATTAGAAGCGACAGCTCGAGCCCAAAATTTGATTTGAGCCTTCATATCTTGGGCCGACGAGGCCTTATGATCGGCCCATTTAGGGACCGGTGACGGCCCAAACGACGGCGATGACGGTTTTCGCCACGGTTCCGAGACATTGGGCCTCCTCACCCTACTAACTTGTGGATCAAGGCTAGCCCTTCTTTGTAGTCCAGGAAGCTTATGGGTCATATTTGGGCCTACACCGTTGCCATCCGATGAAAAGCCCAAGTCTTTGAACCGTTGCAGATCGTCATTTGGGCTTCTTCGTGACTTGGCAAGTGTTTCGGTTTTGGGCTGTTCTATGTTATTGTTGGGCTCTTCAAGTTTTTTCAGTGTCTTGTTTTTGGAGTTGAGAGCACTTTGCTTTGTACCCTGTAAATAATGTCATCaacaactagtatagatcccgcgctaATGCGCGGTTTTTAGATAAGAAAATTAAAGAAATTAACAATTATACAACTGATATTTAActtaatttgaaatttaattgtaaaattttGTATTAATCAGTAGGGAAGTTCGGTATAATCCAGTtgtagatataatataatgaaagtccaattacagatatgatataataaaagcccaattatagccaaattcatttaggcgggaaaattttaaAAATCTCTTATTTTTTTAGTATAAGGGGATGTATAAGTTACAATGCCATtacttgtcaaaaaaaaaaaaaaagaaaaagaaaagttaCAATGTCATTGATGATTAGTTCGATGTACTAGTTACTACAACATAGAATAATCTTATGTACGAGTAGTAGTTTATACACCACCTTTATTTATCACTTACCGAGTATAATATTCTCTCTATTTTTCTGTTTTCGAGGAGTTTTTTTtaatgaaatgggaagaaaataaaaaaatggaGAGACTATAAGTTACAGAGTTATTGTGAAGTCATTATACATTGTGAAATAGTTTTATAGGACAACAGTTGTTTAAAAATACCAACTCTTAACCTAAGATGTTAATAACTGAGAAATATGCCACAACGTATTATTGCACCGACAACCTTTTAATTTGATCAAGTTTATACTTCACCAATCAACCATTGTTTTCAGAATATTCAAGGTCGGCTAAATAGTCTATACATTTTTTTTATCGGGGTAAAAGAAGCCACGAGGATAATATGTTGTCGATTTGAACTCAGGTCATGAGTTCTAACGTCTGAGAAAGCATCTTTTACAATTTTATAGGGTTAAATTAGCTGACGTCTAAATAGTATGTATATTATAGACACTGTGACTAAGTCAGGATTTGAAATTACGAGATTAAAATATGATCATTGGAAATTTGCCATGAACTAAAAGCTAAAAGTTTAGGATTCATTTGATACCTTAGAAGAAGTGTATTTAGGTGGCAAAAAAGAAGAGTCCATAGAAGCTCTTCTAGTCAATCTAACCATACCAATAGGACCCTTCTCTTGCAAAAAAGGCGATAGCTCTACCGACACTTTCCGACCATTTTGAACTTCAGACGCCACACTtagacctttactcgtcccccTGCAAGGAGGCAAAGACGGCGTTCTCTCCAATCTTCTCCTAGACATTGACATAGGCATAGCTTGTCTTATCAAATCACCCATTCTTGGctcctcatcatcctcatcctcatttcCAAGCTCGTATTTTACGTCTTTTCCTAAGGAAACCGGTAGTGAGGGCGTCCGAAGAAGCCCATTATTGCTTGTTTTTAAAGGATGATTATAATCTTCATTTGTGCTTGAGCTAGGACAAGGGTCGGAGTTACACCTTACCATAGTTTTTGAtaattttgatttgtttttcaaTGTATTACCAAAAAACCAAGTATCTTCTAAAAGGTTATTAATTTGCCCTTTATGTTGTTCCATGAGAAATttaaatttgctttatttagCTAAATGAATTTAAGCTAAAAAAagtgttgatttttttttttggggtatgtatgaaaaatatgaaatatATCCTTTATAACACAAGACAAGATATTTAGAATTGGATATACATGTAGAAAAGAAGTCATATAGGAGatctaagttttaatttaatgtATGATGTTTAATTAATTGGTTGTGAATGGAGTAGTTTGAGTTGGCCATGTGAGCCCGACCAATCATTTGACATAATATAAAGTTTTTAATGTTGTGTTGCTAAATTTTATTTTACTTATTTATTAAAGCACTAGTTTATTAGAGTATACAACCACTATTAGCCGCTAACCCTCTAGGAGTGCCACAAGTATATAAATTACTATAAGTAATTAAAAGCTGAGAAAAAAAATTATACATTCGATGTATTATATTAGACTTTATCTatatttgagtttttgtgtatttttttcgagctTTATAAAGTTTAAAAGTTACATGTTAGTTTTTTGACGTCAAAACTCTCACTTTTCTGAGCTTATAtataatgtttttgagttatattgtaatttttttagttttatgttgaaaataatgaactcaaaaactttctaataaaactcataatttttaaaacaaaactcaaaaactttatcttaatgctAAAAAACTATATCATCTGATGTATAATCTTCCTACTGTTAAAAGCTTGCATAATCATTTAACAGTTGGTCTTTTTTAAGACAGTCATATACGTTGTATACATAAATGACATAAATGAGACAAGATTTTTGTTATTTGACATTTTGCTTTTCAATGTGATCTGATAGTATTATTATTTATACGATTTTAGGTGAGATAGATGGTAatacaaattataatgagatgAAAAATTGCAAACTAGTCCTTCACACCTCTAAAAAAATACTTATGTGAATAGGGATCATGGTTAAGTAGGCTCATTGAGTGAGTTTTAGGTGGTTAATTCTAATCGGCGTTCACCGTCACAGAATGATTTCTTTGTCGTATGACTTAAAAGTTCGTTCACTCTCCATTTCAATTGAGCTGAAACATTTCATGATCTCATGTTATGAGTGTTTGGATAAAACCTAAACATTTATCTATAAAATCACATTTAATGCTAATTTCTTCATAACATTTAATGATTAAATTTGATAAATAGAGATGGGGATAAGATTTGGAGCAGAAATAATGAGATATGTTTTTGTCAAGTGAAGGAATAAATGAATAATGAGAAGATTTATTGCTTAGAATTGAGAGAGGACTATGTGAAGCGCATAGTAAGGCAATGCCAACTAACAACTCATGTGCTTTTGCCTTTCTTTTTGTTGCTTTGTAGAGCCACCACACAAAAATACAAGGGGCTACCCAAAAATTATTCACTAGTTTTGTTATGTTGTTGCCAATAATAATGTGATAATTAGCGAATGTCAATTAGTTTAGTGTGCTCTTTTTTACGAACTAAATTAACTAATTTAGCTGGTAAAGTTACTAAATAACAAGTTACGAGTCTAAAACTTGTGAATGTAAAATCAACTTTTGATTTCCTTCAGTTACAAACTTCCAACAATTGATTGCCTTCGATTTCAAGTTACCGCTATAGGTGCTAAAAATATGACGACTCTTTGGGACAGGCATTTATATATACTTTTGTTATTCGTGAAACGTTTCTATGAGTTCTTGATATCCTGAAAGGTTGAGATTTGGACTAATTTCATATTTTGGCACCGAGATTTGTCTATTTAAGCAATAGTTTAGAACaatttaagttaatttaatttATTGTCTTTTACCaacataataattttttttttcaaagtaTAAAATAATTATAATTAGGAAAATGATAAATACAGCCCTTATGGCCGTATTTAAggtaccaaaaaaggaaagaaaaacttAAATCAAGCATTAATGACATCAATTTACGCGTAATTGTGTCATACATTCctaatttaatttcattttggGAAGTAATTTAATTCTTAAATACAGCCCTTAAGactgtatttatcattacccttataattatacctactaatttTGGTAGACATCTCTAAttaaatactcttaattgaaagTAATTGCAGAGTATAATTGAATCCAAGTAATTAATGATTGAAATCCAGCGACATAACACACAAGGTGTAGAACTAATAATAGACACCAATGATGGCAAATTGGCAACTATAACACGGTAACAAACGATTATACGTCTCTACATACAAAATGTTTTATAACAAGTTCGTATGTTTCTTGAGGtacattaaaaaaaattgttgcgagatttagcttttttttttttttttttttccagaatcgAGATTATTTTATTCATGAGATAAATGTATTGAAATATGATTAGATGAATGAAAAACATGAGATTTTCAATTTGTTTCTTACAAGTTACGGAGTATATAAGACTGTTTTATACAAAGATGTATTTTTATCGATTAAAAGAAAATTATATGTAGTAAATCAAAACCTTAATTAACAGGTCAAGtaaaagtaattttttttttataatcacAGTCAAGCACCTAAGGATGGATGAGGTATGTTTTATTCCTTTAGCTCATTAGTTGTAGGCTTTAGCTTATCGTAATTTTTCTCCCTTTAACCAGGGGCGGACCCACCTAGTAGTAAGGGGTGAAGTCCGCTACCCCAAAGTAAAAAAATGGTTTACAAGACGGATTTTTGTTACCTCAATTATTGCTGAACAGTAGATAAGTAGATATTATTACATTAAATGTACAacaaacatttttggttcaatggtaaagtttttttttttttttttttttttttttttttttttttttttttttttttttttaggaaaggaAACTAGGTTAATCGAGATTAACCTATAACATCCCCGCGGATGAAACGGTAAAAGAAAGCCGACGACTTTCGAATTATCAATGGTAAAGGCTTTGGTTTTCACAATTGCCCTGTGTTCGAATCCCCTTACACGCATATATAGAGTAATTTTTTCCCTTAGAATTCACAGATTTTttacattttattaaaatacttttCATAATAATCATAAATGGATAAAAGTGCAAAGGGTCTGTTGAGTCGGAGATAGTATAAAATATTATCTTTAAACTTGTTGATACTCCATAATTGGTGAGTCACAACACAAAATTCACAAGCATCAAGTCATCAACCTTCTCCATCCCCTAATTTTCAAAGGTTTGGTCATCTTTCTCGGGTGATTCCTTGCCAAATTTAACCAAATCACCAACTCTTGATTCTCATAAGAGTTGAAAGGTGAAATTAATATAATCATTTGCaatgaaataattttatatttttgatcATTTGGATTTTTAATGTATCTTTAGAACACGTTTAAAAGAACCGTAGGTATATATATACACAGGTGAGAGTTTTGGAGCACAAATTTCCGGTTTAGCGATAGTAAATTAGTATGGAGAATAAACTTTTAATAAGATTTTTAGTGTTACTTTTGTGAAACCAATAAATTCTGTAGTTCTATGGGGCACTTAGACCTGTACTCGGGGCGGGCTGGCCAGGGACTGGTCGAGTTCTCCTAGTCAGACCCGGGCCAGGCCAGGGGGAGGGGCGGGATTGGTCGGGCAAGGCCGGACTTGGATATGCTTTACCGGGCCAGGGCCCAAGGCGGGCCAAGGATGGGCCAGACTACCAGCCTTaccaatttatttatttattttattatttttgctaaaatggcgGGACAAGCTGGAATTTTAGGACCCGGGCCAGTCCACAGCCAGCAGCGGGCCAAGGCCGGGTCAGACCAGGTTGCATAAAATAACAGGCCAAGGCGGGTCAGGTCCGAACCGGGCCAGGTCAGTCATAGTACTAAACTAGGGTTCCTATAGCTTCTATACATTAGTATACACTATACAGTAAAAATGTAGAATGTAGAATAAACGAATAATCCGACTGCCAGTGCTCAGCTTCAGTCCCACGATAAATATTCCGTTTCTCTGCTTATACAAGACAATGCAGTCTCAGCTTCAAGGATGCGAGACTCTTCCACCAGGTTCTGTCACTGCGGTGCATGAAACTTGTGTACATCCTTTTTCACTTGTACCAAACGAAATCACTAAAATAATACACAATAACTTACACAACTTACGCGTTTACGCAAGATATTATTACAACAAAATTGGAAGGCCGGATAATGCAAGTTTATCAGCAGAAACACAGAATTGGAAGTTTGATGGTATTTGGTGAACCTTCCACCTGCTGAGCATGTGAACAAAACAAAAATATCAATGTATTTGCTAAATGAAGAGAGCAAACTTGTTCAATGTATTCTGCTAAATGAGAAAGTTTCTACCTTTACAAATGCGTTCATACACCAAGAATAGCCTTAAGCCCGAAGTTGAAATCTTTACCCTGAAACAGTGTCTTAACCTGCAATTTCAATTTAAACATCAGAATCAAACTCAACGGTTTATCACCAAGTACAGCAAATCAATTTACATTTTTTAGTAGCGGTGCAAAACACAGAtgtaaaaagtaaaaaaaaaaacatataatgtTTCATTTAGCAACTGTCACAGAGTAATTGAACACTGCAATGCTAAACCAGGCTGGTCAGGTAGTTCATTTGCGCGTTTTCTTCCTTACATAAATGAATATAGATACATACGACAAAAGTATAGTGCGCAAAACAGATTTGAGGGTTTCAAAATTCTAAGTCTAGAAGCGCAGTTGGAATCCTGATAAAACACAGTTGTCACTTGCTGAATAGAGTATATACCAGTAATAGAGCAACTGCATCTCCTTACAGCATCATAATTTGCCTGTCAAGCAGCCAAGGTAGAAAATGACTTATAACCAACAGCAATATTACCCTATTGTCTTAGAGACACTTGCATGGTGGTGTAAAAAGACGTAATATTACGGAACCAGCAAACCTTATTTATGTGTTAGAAACACAATGCCTGTCTTCAAATGAACTCAGAATATGAGTAGTGCAGTTACTTTGGTAAATCATTTTAACCACCACCACGACATTATTCCCAACTCACAAAGGCTCCTATGCATGATAACGCAAGGGTTATCGAAGGCTGTTTCAAGATGACCCCTTGTGAAAATTGCATTAAAAACAGTATTAAATCACCGCTACTTCATAACATACAAA from Silene latifolia isolate original U9 population chromosome 5, ASM4854445v1, whole genome shotgun sequence encodes the following:
- the LOC141655786 gene encoding uncharacterized protein LOC141655786, translated to MEQHKGQINNLLEDTWFFGNTLKNKSKLSKTMVRCNSDPCPSSSTNEDYNHPLKTSNNGLLRTPSLPVSLGKDVKYELGNEDEDDEEPRMGDLIRQAMPMSMSRRRLERTPSLPPCRGTSKGLSVASEVQNGRKVSVELSPFLQEKGPIGMVRLTRRASMDSSFLPPKYTSSKGTKQSALNSKNKTLKKLEEPNNNIEQPKTETLAKSRRSPNDDLQRFKDLGFSSDGNGVGPNMTHKLPGLQRRASLDPQVSRVRRPNVSEPWRKPSSPSFGPSPVPKWADHKASSAQDMKAQIKFWARAVASNVRQEC